The following proteins are encoded in a genomic region of Pyrus communis chromosome 11, drPyrComm1.1, whole genome shotgun sequence:
- the LOC137709296 gene encoding toll/interleukin-1 receptor-like protein has protein sequence MTTSRSTNATAASPSSSRRSNRWKYEVFKNSPLLFFFLCFSLFLKSVNTSSSAHANHWKYEAFLSFGDDTRTTFTDHLSIALSDAGINTFIDNQLRREENRQSEIDGEIEGATIAVVIFSKRYSESRWCLRELSKIMRCREDQEGKVVYPIFYDVDPSQVRKQSGSFGEAFRKHEREEDPNAVEQWRKDLKACADLSGWNLKTTADGREGLFIQNVVGDIIALTKTREASQSSTLLEYLGAWARVPYSLFSFSFFFAFFPLSEL, from the exons ATGACTACCAGCAGATCCACCAATGCAACCGCCGCCTCTCCGTCTTCCTCTCGGCGTTCAAACCGCTGGAAGTACGAGGTGTTCAAGAATTCACCgctacttttcttttttctttgtttttcccttttcttgaAATCAGTGAATACCAGCAGCTCCGCCCATGCAAACCACTGGAAATACGAGGCGTTCCTCAGCTTCGGCGACGACACACGCACTACCTTCACAGACCACCTTTCCATCGCGTTAAGCGATGCCGGAATTAACACGTTTATAGACAACCAGCTCAGAAGGGAGGAAAATAGACAGAGCGAAATTGACggagaaatcgaaggggcgacGATCGCCGTCGTCATCTTCTCGAAGAGGTACTCGGAGTCCCGATGGTGCCTGAGGGAGCTGTCGAAGATCATGAGGTGCCGAGAAGACCAAGAGGGGAAAGTAGTCTATCCAATATTCTACGACGTTGACCCTTCTCAAGTGAGGAAACAGAGTGGTAGTTTTGGGGAAGCATTTCGGAAGCATGAAAGGGAGGAAGATCCAAATGCAGTCGAGCAGTGGAGAAAGGATCTTAAGGCTTGTGCAGATTTGAGTGGTTGGAATCTGAAAACCACGGCGGACGG GCGTGAAGGATTGTTCATCCAGAATGTTGTTGGGGACATCATCGCACTAACAAAAACTAGAGAAGCAAGTCAGTCAAGCACTCTGTTGGAATACCTCGGCGCGTGGGCAAGAGTTCCCtactcccttttttctttttcttttttttttgctttttttcccCTCAGTGAGTTATGA
- the LOC137709297 gene encoding disease resistance protein RPV1-like produces MTTSRSTNATATSSSSSRRSNRWKYEVFKNSPLLFFFLCFSLFLKSVNTTSSAHVNRCKYEVFLSFRGVDTRKTFTDHLYSALSKTDIYTFVDYQLKRGENIQSELDREIEGSRIAVVIFSKRYAESRWCLRELSKIMRCREDQEGKVVYPIFYDVDPSQVRKQSGSFGEAFRKHERDEDPNEVEQWRKDLKACADLGGRNFNTTADGREGLFIQNVVGDIIALTKTREASQSSTLLEYLGAWARVPYSLFSFSFFLLFFPSSLALQPQTLSEKTISLQPLPTISSMASTTTAHSYPHRLAPRLDRRFRSPTNPGLDRHAAPSSSVSPIEDGSAESNAIFLVF; encoded by the exons ATGACTACCAGCAGATCCACCAATGCAACCGCCACCTCTTCGTCTTCCTCTCGGCGTTCAAACCGCTGGAAGTACGAGGTGTTCAAGAATTCACCgctacttttcttttttctttgtttttcccttttcttgaAATCAGTGAATACCACCAGCTCCGCCCATGTAAACCGCTGTAAGTACGAGGTGTTCCTGAGCTTTAGAGGCGTCGACACACGCAAAACCTTCACAGACCACCTCTACTCTGCGTTAAGCAAGACCGACATCTACACGTTTGTAGACTACCAGCTCAAAAGGGGGGAAAATATACAGAGTGAGTTGGACCGAGAAATCGAAGGGTCGAGGATCGCCGTCGTCATCTTCTCGAAGAGGTACGCGGAGTCCCGATGGTGCCTGAGGGAGCTGTCGAAGATCATGAGGTGCCGAGAAGATCAAGAGGGGAAAGTAGTCTATCCAATATTCTACGACGTTGACCCTTCTCAAGTGAGGAAACAGAGCGGTAGTTTTGGGGAAGCATTTCGGAAGCATGAAAGGGATGAAGATCCAAATGAGGTGGAGCAGTGGAGAAAGGATCTTAAGGCTTGTGCGGATTTGGGTGGCCGGAATTTTAACACCACTGCGGATGG GCGTGAAGGATTGTTCATCCAGAATGTTGTTGGGGACATCATCGCACTAACAAAAACTAGAGAAGCAAGTCAGTCAAGCACTCTGTTGGAATACCTCGGCGCGTGGGCAAGAGTTCCCtactcccttttttctttttctttttttttgctttttttcccCTCA AGTCTCGCACTTCAACCCCAGACCCTGAGCGAGAAGACAATCTCTCTCCAGCCGTTGCCCACGATTTCGAGTATGGCGTCTACGACAACCGCACACTCCTATCCACATCGCCTCGCCCCAAGGCTGGATCGACGTTTCCGGTCACCTACTAATCCAGGGCTGGATCGACATGCTGCTCCCTCTTCCTCCGTCAGCCCAATTGAGGACGGCTCCGCCGAATCCAACGCGATCTTCTTGGTTTTCTAG
- the LOC137709298 gene encoding putative pentatricopeptide repeat-containing protein At3g01580 — MKRREVLANLLASCNCAKSVAQLHSQTLKTGLSQDSFFATKLNALYAKYESLGHARKVFDETPHRTVYLWNAMLRSYCREDLWQETLCLFRSMMSESRGNDEKPDNFTIPIALKACARLRALSCGKIIHGFVKKHEGVALDMFVGSALIELYSKCGEMGEAVIVFDEFSQPDVFLWTSMVTGYEQNGDPEQALEFLSRMVMVGRINPDRVTLVSAVSACAQLSNFRIGSCVHGVSIRNGFNSNLSLGNALLNLYAETGSKLPLACSELGILEQALCLHAYVIKRAFKNNIFVGASLIELYPKSGSIGNAILLFEGITDKDVVIWSAMIAGHGVHGQGEEAIKVFDRMVKHSDVKPNDVTFLSILSVCSHSGLVEEGIEIFNTMLHEYQLKPGPEHYGIIVDLLGQTGELDKAMEIVERMPNPAGLHVWGALLGACWIHNNTKLGEVAAKSLFRLDPNHSGYYIPLSDIYAMDNKWENVTNLRTLIKEKWLKKMSGQSVVEVGGSDQIYGVLGKLEAKMREDSYVPNVDLLLHDMADAV; from the exons ATGAAAAGGAGGGAAGTCCTTGCTAATCTGCTTGCATCATGTAACTGCGCGAAATCAGTGGCGCAATTGCACTCTCAAACCCTCAAAACCGGCCTTTCCCAGGACAGCTTCTTTGCCACAAAACTCAACGCTCTGTACGCAAAATATGAGTCCCTCGGTCATGCCCGTAAGGTGTTCGACGAAACGCCCCACAGAACTGTCTATCTCTGGAACGCCATGCTCAGGAGCTACTGTAGAGAGGACCTATGGCAGGAGACCTTGTGTCTATTTCGTAGCATGATGTCTGAGTCAAGAGGTAACGATGAAAAGCCTGATAATTTCACCATTCCCATTGCTCTGAAGGCGTGTGCGAGGTTAAGGGCGCTGTCGTGTGGAAAAATAATACATGGATTTGTAAAGAAACATGAGGGGGTAGCATTAGATATGTTTGTGGGTTCTGCGTTGATTGAATTGTATTCCAAATGCGGAGAAATGGGCGAAGCTGTGATAGTGTTTGACGAGTTTTCGCAACCGGATGTGTTTTTGTGGACTTCTATGGTTACTGGATATGAGCAGAATGGTGATCCTGAACAAGCATTGGAGTTTCTCTCCCGAATGGTGATGGTGGGGCGCATTAATCCTGACCGAGTGACGCTTGTTAGTGCTGTTTCGGCTTGTGCTCAGTTATCAAATTTTAGAATTGGAAGTTGTGTGCATGGTGTTTCTATTAGGAACGGGTTCAACTCTAATTTATCTTTAGGTAATGCATTGCTAAATCTATATGCAGAGACAGGTTCAAAACTGCCGCTAG CTTGTTCGGAATTAGGGATTCTTGAACAAGCTCTTTGCCTCCATGCTTATGTGATTAAACGCGCCTTCAAGAATAACATCTTTGTTGGAGCTTCACTCATAGAGTTATACCCAAAAAGCGGCAGCATAGGCAATGCTATCCTATTATTTGAAGGGATAACAGACAAAGATGTCGTTATCTGGAGCGCGATGATTGCAGGTCATGGAGTTCATGGACAAGGAGAAGAAGCTATAAAAGTTTTTGATCGGATGGTTAAGCACTCAGATGTCAAGCCTAATGATGTAACATTTCTATCGATTTTATCTGTGTGTAGCCATTCGGGTTTGGTTGAAGAAGGCATCGAGATATTCAACACGATGTTGCATGAATACCAACTTAAGCCAGGACCTGAGCACTACGGGATAATTGTTGATCTTCTTGGCCAGACAGGAGAGCTGGATAAGGCAATGGAAATCGTTGAGAGAATGCCCAATCCAGCTGGACTGCATGTTTGGGGAGCCTTGCTTGGTGCATGCTGGATTCATAACAACACAAAGCTTGGAGAGGTTGCAGCAAAGAGTCTTTTTCGGTTGGATCCTAATCATTCAGGGTATTACATCCCGCTCTCAGATATATATGCCATGGATAACAAATGGGAAAATGTGACAAATCTCAGAACTCTGATAAAGGAGAAGTGGTTAAAGAAGATGTCCGGGCAGAGCGTTGTCGAGGTGGGGGGTTCTGATCAGATTTATGGAGTACTAGGAAAATTAGAGGCGAAAATGAGAGAGGACAGTTATGTTCCCAATGTCGATCTCCTGCTACACGACATGGCGGATGCTGTTTAG